GtcttcaccatctcctgCTAATACCACAATAAGCCCGCAGACCACAGCATAGACGACAATTGCATGGTTGAACTTCATCCCGATAAAGGAACAGATGATTGACCTTTCCGTTGATTAATCAGTCTAAGATGGGTACCGTTGAAACGAGGAGTCTCAGTTGATCAGTCCTGAGCTGCATGTTCAGGCATACGGTCGAGATCTTGACCGAGTGAAGATGAGCTTAGCTTGTCGATGGTGTGCAACCACAGAACAGGTTGATAcaacaagctaaagaagatggaatgCGTCCTTGTATATCTCGAAACCGAGAGATATCACCGAGATCAGCCTCCACTTAAAGTGTATGTTGCTAAATTATGCCCCATACAAgacaacgaagatgatgcaaAGATTTGCGCACCATTCATATTGTCATGCAACGATGCAATCGTTGCAGTCCCGAGTGCAACTGCGTTTCAGTCAGCTCTGCATTTTTGCTTTGCGCCAGCCCTGATCTCATTACTCGACAACACGTATGCTAGCCAGCAGTCCACTTCAAAGGAAGGAATCGTATCTGCATTCATGATACAAAATCCCAAATGTAAGAAGAAACTACCATAATCACTACATCCCTTGTATCCACTCTTTCTTCGAACCGCTTATTTAAGAGGAACGCTGTTAAAGGTTTACATATCAGTTTGTTTATCAAGACGCAAATCAGATAAGAGTTGACTTACAATCGAGAGTCTTTCATGTTAGCACCTCGAGAGTGACCGACGGGTTTGTAGGTAATGCTGCATGGAAGGAGAAATGAGCGGGTCGTAACCTAGATTGACATAAGTGGAATCATTACTCACGAGAATTCACCGAGGTAGTGACCAGTCATTTCAGGTTTAACTTCAACAGTGGTGAAGGTTTTACCGTTCTACAGTGATGACAGCAATTCGTCAGTTTCGGGTATCCCAAATCAGAGTGTTACATCTTGCCTCGTCCGACACctgatctttttctttttttttgcTCTGAGGAAATACTACTCACGTAAACACCAACAACACTTCCGATCATCTCTGGGACGATGATCATGTCTCGTAAATGAGTCTTGACCATGGCGGGTTTCTCGTTGGGTCCGGCATCTTTCTTAGCATTTCGGAGCTTCTTGATGAGACCTAAAGGTCGTCTTTTAAGACCTCTTTGGAACCTTCTTCGAGCTCGAGCGTGGACGAGCTGTATCATATGACGGGAGATTGTCGATCAGGATACGGAAAGGGATGTAGTTGGTGTGACAGTATGTGGTGATGGATAAAGAGGGAGATCAAGCAGGAtataaaaaaaaaaaagaataaTGAAACCAGGAATATCAGCTTTTTCTCCTTCCCATTCTTACAAGATCCATCATCTGAAACGCACCTCGATGAAGTCCTCATTGGAGAGATCAAGGAGGTTGTCGAGCTCGACACCTCTGTATTGGTACTTCTTGAAGGATCTCGAGGCCTTTTTGGCAGCAGCTTCCTCTCCGGTAGTGAAATCGGCCTAAAGGTCAATGAGGTATAATCAGCCTGTGTCCAAATCATAATCATGATTATCGTGcatcctcttcctcgatcaatcttcctttcctaTATTCCAATAGTCTTGTGATTCCACTTTTCTTCATGTAGTGAACGATGCGATTTATCTTTTCACATTAACATACACCGTCCGTCATATTCCCCACGACACActcatcccatcttcctGTCTCACAATTCCACCTTTCCACCTATTCCCGATATCCCATTTCCTCGCCTGATACAGAATTCCTCTCGTTCGATTGTAATAACTTACCATTTTGCTGATTGttttcaagatgaaagtatCGATTGAGAATGGATTTTATTTATGGAGATtgcagaattggaagattgaATGGCGATGGAGAGGGAAAAGGACGAAATTGATGCAATGGATTTCTATACGTTAGCAATTACTCCTGATCGGTATGCGTCCTTCTCTATAGGGAATGGACGTACAATTCTAGAtggatgaagggaaagagaagagtaACTCTGATGTGgatctgatttgatgattAAAAAAACGTTGAATCGCACAATCCGACGGTCTGAGTGGTGTGCAGTGAGGTGTgacagagacagagagagcAGTGAGTGATCCGTGGTACAGATGCTGTATGGTGCATCCACCCAAAATCatgagaaaagggaaaatcATTTTGGTGAAATTTCGCCTCATCGAAATATTCCGGAGTTACGGCGTTATCCTCTTTGGCGTACGTTAGTTGTTTTATGAGGGAACCAAtttattgattttctccCATGAACTGTTTGgattttgattccgtttcACGTATCGTTTCAACCCAAAAAGCTCAATGCGAATGACTTTATactttcactttccttcctttttcttctctcttcaaactAAACCTCGATGCATCTCAGCGATGCTTTCCTTTCAAACCTCGACACACGAGTAAAGGAGAAACGGAGCGAGGTGAGAAAGACTATTtgtatcttctttcagctcAAAGTACCTCGGTATGGCAAGTTGTAGATATTGCTTTCTTCGACTTTTATCGCGTTGGAGGAAGGCGAAGGGAGATTCGACATTCTATCGAATTGATTGTTTTCGAAACTATCGATAGTATCGAAGGCAATGGGACGTATGAAAAATGCATAAGGTGTGACGATGCCGGTATATTATACAACAGAATAGTTCTACAAACTGGATAATCTACTTATTGTTCTAAAGTTAAAGCACTAATCCCATAACCGTCAAAATCAGCATAACCCAAACTTTCTCAAGCTAGAACGCGCAACTTACCTCCTCTCGCTTCTTCCTGTAGCAGGGTAGTACATGCTCCATTCAAattctcctccaccttcaccacctgaCCCCACGAATCTACCAGGATTGAAAACGTGACAACCCTCATAAGTCAACTCGTATCGTTCGTATTTATCAGCTAAAACCACTGCTGAAGGCATGGGGTAAAGACGAAGAGCGTGATCATACTCCCATAGTGTCGGCCGgattgatattggaagaGGCGAAAGGTGTGTTTGATCGAGAATCGTTTGAACGAGCTACAACCATTCCTGCGTCAAACTTGGAAGAAAACGTCGTGTGAGGAATAAACTAACATATCTCTTCATATccgcttcaccttctttcttgactccCACCAGGTTTCTAACCATTTTACCCATCAAATCTTCCCTACATATCACCAGCTCCATACCAAAATATCGCAATCTGCAAGGGTTGGAGACGAATCTTGCTCTCGGTATCCTTTGCGTCAAACGAGAGGCAAAGACTGACGGAATAGCAGGCCGAGGTAGTGTTGTCGAAGACCACGGATCTAATGGTCCGGGAACGAAAACGAAGTGTGATGCGTGGAGGAGTGGGAATTCGAGAAGAAGATCGGTGAGAGAGTTGAAGCCATCTAATCAGAGATAGCATTTTTGTCAGCTTTGCCTCAACCGA
Above is a genomic segment from Kwoniella shivajii chromosome 8, complete sequence containing:
- a CDS encoding 40S ribosomal protein S15 — protein: MADFTTGEEAAAKKASRSFKKYQYRGVELDNLLDLSNEDFIELVHARARRRFQRGLKRRPLGLIKKLRNAKKDAGPNEKPAMVKTHLRDMIIVPEMIGSVVGVYNGKTFTTVEVKPEMTGHYLGEFSITYKPVGHSRGANMKDSRL